In the Nakamurella alba genome, one interval contains:
- a CDS encoding DUF11 domain-containing protein, which yields MAVLLMTLGLTVVLTTVQAPVAQAAVPIPFNADFSAQENGAIALTGNSQLSCPTSASTCATARATATSSAARSGINNNDFTMAFVDADTDATTSNSSSANLALPSGSTVLYAKLIWGARRANSAGTSVSLAQAASVKFRTPASATYTALTGTVDDPGLSTSTDYSPYVGHIDVTSLVRAAGNGTYWFADMAANTGTDRYAGWSLIVAYRNPAAPLRDLRIYRGFANVNGSGATATATIDINGFLTPAAGTVNSAVGVVAWEGDRGFVGDSMEFNGTALSDATRPSNNFFDSAISDAGTDITNRNPNFTNNFGTDIGRINATNVLANSQTSTTVRLTTNGDTYYPTLVTTQIDLYSPAFNPVSKSVTNLSGNSPARVGDTLQYQISLTNTGSDPADASVITDALPANVTYVPGSLVVVANPGTTANTAATDAAGDDLAEYLAGSRSVRFRVGSGATASAGGSIGVNQTTTVRFRATLDRATAGTTVSNTADLAYRARTLGGNYTFTGNQVDTPVSAIADLGITKTSTPTSQTAGSQVTYTLTAVNNGPNEATSVVVTDTLPTGVNFVSAAPPSGTTCSASGRTVTCSTPALANGGTLAIPVTASIAAGSASGTTLTDTATISSAVSDDVAGNNTAVAGTAVTTSADVAVTHTVSPGSVAAGSQATWTLTATNRGPSTAASTVVTDTLPTGVTITSATIPAGTCTVTGSTVSCPVGDLAPNQSAVITVVTTVAPNTPAGTLTANGSAASSTPDPNQANNSAAAALTVTTSADLQVTTTAATDPVVAGRPETWTVTVRNNGPSDAAAVQVSVPAVAGQTITSASANQGTCSVTGGAVSCAPGTVAAGTTVTVTVRATVDPSRAAGPLALTGSASSTTTDPVPGNNSSTATVTVQTSADLSLTKVGDPNPVVAGDQVTYTLTVGNAGPSTATGASISDPLPTGVIFSSSADGCTVSSGTVTCPVGTVPVGSVVTRTFVADTDAEGTGEITNVATVSATTPDPVTANNTATARSTSETVADLQIGITASDPVIAGNQITYTITAINNGPSAAASAQIADTAPAGITFSGAVASGGGFSCSTTTTTMSCTSASLPVGVPVTVTLTGTVASTAAGAVTNTATISAATPDPSSGNNSASTTVNVRTRADVAVVLQAPTGPANTVVAGTEVQFGVRVTNAGPSVAQNVVVSGQVPAGLEPIVGSSGGACTVAGGTVTCNLGTLPVGADITIPLTALVRPSVDPGTVTGQAGVGASTTDPQTANNASTATIEVITQADLVAGKSVDPSPLVAGSPATYTLTVLNDGPSDARAVAVSDSLPAALTVLGAAPSSGSCTVAGQAVDCTTAVLPAGSTLTVTVPVTVSAAAGDTELTNTVLASSDATDPTPSDNSASVTSAVERRAHLTLTKTQDATTVEAGSSVTYTLALTNTGPSDAAAVTLADTLPGTMTVVPGGVSATGDACTIATGNRSISCDFGTVPAGQARTVQVIGRVPSGTAAGTVLTNTATAESTTPDTTTGSRSASSTGTVSTAVDLGVIIAPVQDPAEAGSPQGYVLSVVNNGPSFARGAVVSFPLPTGTTFDSATTSVGSCSASGGTVTCSLGDLAPGAAPTVQINLRLDPDLGGSRLTATASVSSQTPDPVSGNNSSSVTQAVAARSDLQVTKTVTGGAPVAGGTVEYRITVTNPGPSTARNPVVTDRIPAGTTFVSATASDDGSCRPGEVLTCRWPSMAVGATRAVTLVLAVPSDTAPGTAISNTASAASDSFDNSPATATATADTTVTTSADLSVRKTVLSGNPVAGGSVQWQIVVRNLGPSAATAVTVDDTPATGVTFTSAATGTGTCSVTGGPLHCELGTLPSGSTVALTVTGTLSADYTGETVGNTATVTSPTSDPVPGNNSATVSTETSASGDLSLTKTVSPATPVAGERATWTLTASNAGPSTSRNVIISDVVPSGVSAIAAVVSGGGTCTATPGVSPGTTVVRCPVATIAAGSSATATVSGLIASNWSAPTVTNTGTVSAGTADPDPTGNSATATAPVGTATALTLTASAPATIDAGRTIGWTFTAANAGPSDARGVQVVVDLPSGIGAVTGSGPGGACTVSGSTATCPAGTVPVGGSAEIVLSAVVNPSTTGALPVSGTASTTSPEAVLSDNTATASTVVTASADLTLAKTFTGGGRAVPGGPVSWNIRVTSAGPSDATGVVVTDTLPAGVSGIAAVWGAAGTACDVDGQTVTCALGTVPPTVPVDITVTGTLSSGFAGTDLVNTATVTSDEDPDPSGDTATSTTPVAVSADLRIGKALVSGIPVAGDTATFELRVSDLGPSDATGVVVTDRLPDELLSPSATVAGNPGTCSIDGRDLTCELGTVPVGSTPVITVTGTLSQSFSSLLVNTATITGTSPDPVSGNNSSTATGSIDESADLAVSTTGPATVVAGTRVEWTVVITNNGPSDAREVTLRELVPVSLRDVTVVPEGGGADCGTTCALGAIGNGSEVRLVVSGMVPAGTAPGTVLRQQPAISSATPDPDGDNNSAAADVTVTAAARLAVVKTVQPEPLVPGTDATYRIVVSNDGPSDAQATVATDPLPEGLTVRAPGSSSTQGSCAAVGRVQSCDLGVLPAGSSVTITVPVTVDVAYAGTSMVNTASVSSPTPDTDPDPAARTGTSDAAVAAVADLTLTKTGPATIVAGQALSWVLTVGNTGPSVARDVVVTDVLPDGLLDASAVASRGDCSFGVDGLTCAIGDLAPGDTTRIRVFLDGGLDPSFTGTEIVNAAQVASSTPEPGEDPADGRSASATTTVTRAADLSVVKVPDAAVFTPGTEAGWTVTVTNTGPSTATDVLLTETLPTGLDDVVITRDGTPVVCEAGVCELGDLLPGRDNAIVLRVTGTIDPTLDGTELANTVAVSSGTPDPAPGNNSVTATTPLTAAAHLVVDKTGPTTIVAGGEISWTITVGNPDGPSTARDVVLTDVLPTGVTGVTFSGDGVCPDAATGGTSVECTLGDLAVGDEVQVVVTGTVDPAFTLAQLTNTAQVRSATADPDPGAGDDTSSLATDVTTAADLSVTKTGPATVVAGQTISWTVEVTSSGPSVARDVVVNDIEPVGVTGLGGSWADGTCTDGVCEIGDLAPGATVVITYTGTVDPAYDGALLVNTATVGSDTADPDTTNDLASSSTTVTRSANLALTKTVAPDPLQPGGTVTWTLTATNNGPSTAEGVLISDSVPAAVTGLTATSTDGTCTITGQAVSCPAAGPIAPGRDVVVTITGTLAGDVGAGTISNTGAVTATTPDPDLTDNGASAGAGTPQADLRVTKTAGTAAFTPGGAASWTIEVVNDGPGTARGVLLSDRLPAGFTGATATVPSGTAGTCTAGDTVTCALGDLPAGATVTVTVAATVPATASGDAANTVSVVSPDETDPSDNTAQAVTPVLAAADLSLTKVAAAETATAGGTVSWRLTVTNDGPVTAPAVVITDPLPAGVTPGTLGDDAAGCSATGSVIRCDIGDLAAGASVSRTITGVVDPGVRETLSNTASVSSGAVDPDPSDNTATARTPVIADSSLSVSKTADRASAEIGQVVTYTITVAEQGSSSAEGVGLVETIPVGGRLVRQDAGQGSYGEGVWTIGTLQPGVPAVLVLEVVYEREGQTVNSVMLTRSGTPVDMTADADVEVLAQGSSPDPGAPGDPGTPPAPGTPPPPGGGLPVTGVPADDLSLWALLLLLAGGALLLGGRRRRGES from the coding sequence ATGGCGGTGCTGTTGATGACCCTCGGGCTCACCGTGGTGCTCACGACCGTGCAGGCACCGGTGGCGCAGGCGGCCGTGCCGATCCCGTTCAACGCCGACTTCTCCGCGCAGGAGAACGGCGCGATCGCGCTCACCGGCAACAGTCAGCTCAGCTGCCCGACGTCGGCCTCGACCTGTGCCACCGCGCGGGCCACGGCCACCAGTTCCGCCGCCCGGTCCGGCATCAACAACAACGACTTCACCATGGCGTTCGTCGACGCCGACACCGATGCCACCACCAGCAACTCGTCCAGCGCGAACCTGGCGTTGCCCAGCGGCTCGACGGTGCTGTACGCCAAGCTCATCTGGGGCGCCCGCCGGGCCAACTCGGCGGGGACCTCGGTGAGCCTGGCCCAGGCGGCGAGCGTCAAGTTCCGCACCCCGGCCTCCGCCACCTACACCGCGCTGACCGGCACCGTCGACGACCCGGGCCTGAGCACGTCGACCGACTACTCGCCCTACGTCGGCCACATCGACGTCACCTCGCTGGTGCGGGCGGCCGGCAACGGCACCTACTGGTTCGCCGACATGGCCGCGAACACCGGCACCGACCGGTACGCAGGCTGGTCGCTGATCGTCGCCTACCGCAACCCGGCCGCACCGCTGCGCGACCTGCGCATCTACCGCGGCTTCGCGAACGTCAACGGGTCCGGTGCCACGGCCACCGCCACCATCGACATCAACGGATTCCTGACACCCGCTGCGGGCACGGTGAACTCGGCCGTCGGCGTGGTGGCCTGGGAGGGCGACCGCGGCTTCGTCGGCGACAGCATGGAGTTCAACGGGACCGCCCTGTCCGACGCCACCCGGCCGTCGAACAACTTCTTCGACTCGGCGATCAGTGATGCCGGCACCGACATCACCAACCGGAACCCCAACTTCACCAACAACTTCGGTACCGACATCGGCCGGATCAACGCCACCAACGTGCTCGCCAACAGCCAGACGTCCACCACCGTCCGGCTCACCACCAACGGCGACACCTACTACCCGACCCTGGTCACCACCCAGATCGACCTCTACTCCCCGGCGTTCAACCCGGTGAGCAAGTCGGTGACCAACCTGTCCGGCAACAGCCCGGCCCGGGTGGGCGACACGCTGCAGTACCAGATCTCGCTGACCAACACCGGTTCCGACCCCGCCGACGCCTCGGTGATCACCGACGCGCTGCCGGCGAACGTCACCTACGTGCCGGGCAGCCTGGTGGTGGTCGCCAACCCGGGCACCACCGCGAACACCGCGGCCACCGACGCCGCCGGGGACGACCTCGCCGAGTACCTGGCCGGCAGCCGGAGCGTGCGGTTCCGGGTGGGATCCGGGGCGACCGCGAGCGCCGGCGGATCCATCGGCGTCAACCAGACCACCACGGTGCGGTTCCGCGCCACGCTGGACCGCGCGACCGCGGGCACGACCGTGTCCAACACCGCCGACCTCGCCTACCGGGCCCGCACCCTGGGCGGCAACTACACCTTCACCGGCAACCAGGTGGACACCCCGGTGTCCGCGATCGCCGACCTCGGGATCACCAAGACCTCGACACCGACCAGTCAGACCGCCGGCAGCCAGGTCACCTACACCCTGACAGCGGTGAACAACGGCCCGAACGAGGCGACCTCGGTCGTGGTCACCGACACCCTGCCCACCGGCGTGAACTTCGTCAGCGCCGCGCCGCCGTCCGGCACCACCTGCTCCGCCTCCGGCCGGACCGTCACCTGCTCGACCCCGGCCCTGGCCAACGGCGGCACCCTGGCCATCCCGGTCACCGCGTCGATCGCCGCCGGATCGGCGAGCGGCACCACCCTCACCGACACCGCGACGATCAGCTCCGCGGTGTCCGACGACGTGGCCGGCAACAACACCGCCGTGGCCGGCACCGCCGTGACCACCTCCGCCGACGTCGCCGTGACCCACACCGTGTCACCCGGCTCGGTGGCGGCCGGCAGCCAGGCGACGTGGACCCTCACCGCGACCAACCGCGGGCCGTCCACCGCCGCGTCCACCGTCGTCACCGACACCCTGCCGACCGGCGTCACCATCACCTCGGCGACCATCCCCGCCGGCACCTGCACCGTCACCGGCAGCACCGTGAGCTGCCCGGTCGGTGACCTCGCACCGAACCAGTCCGCCGTGATCACCGTGGTCACCACCGTCGCGCCGAACACCCCGGCCGGCACGCTCACGGCCAACGGATCGGCCGCGAGCAGCACTCCGGATCCCAACCAGGCCAACAACTCCGCGGCCGCCGCGCTGACCGTCACCACCAGCGCCGACCTGCAGGTCACCACCACCGCCGCCACCGATCCGGTGGTCGCCGGCCGACCGGAGACCTGGACGGTGACCGTCCGGAACAACGGGCCGTCCGATGCCGCCGCCGTCCAGGTGAGCGTCCCTGCCGTCGCCGGTCAGACCATCACCTCCGCCTCGGCCAACCAGGGCACCTGCAGCGTGACCGGCGGAGCCGTGTCCTGCGCCCCCGGCACCGTGGCCGCGGGCACCACCGTCACCGTGACCGTGCGGGCCACCGTCGACCCGTCGCGCGCCGCCGGACCGCTGGCGCTGACCGGGTCGGCCTCGTCGACGACCACCGACCCGGTGCCGGGCAACAACTCGTCCACCGCGACGGTCACCGTGCAGACCAGCGCGGATCTCTCGCTCACCAAGGTCGGCGACCCGAACCCGGTGGTCGCCGGTGACCAGGTGACCTACACCCTGACCGTCGGCAACGCCGGGCCGTCCACCGCAACGGGCGCCTCGATCAGCGACCCGCTACCCACCGGCGTCATCTTCAGCTCCTCCGCGGACGGCTGCACCGTCTCGTCCGGCACCGTCACCTGCCCGGTCGGCACGGTGCCGGTCGGCTCGGTCGTCACCCGGACCTTCGTGGCCGACACGGACGCCGAGGGCACCGGCGAGATCACCAACGTGGCCACCGTCTCCGCGACGACACCGGACCCGGTGACCGCCAACAACACCGCGACCGCACGGTCCACCAGCGAGACTGTCGCCGATCTGCAGATCGGCATCACCGCCTCCGATCCGGTGATCGCCGGCAACCAGATCACCTACACGATCACCGCGATCAACAACGGCCCGTCGGCCGCCGCGTCCGCGCAGATCGCCGACACCGCACCGGCCGGCATCACCTTCAGCGGCGCGGTCGCCTCCGGTGGCGGGTTCAGCTGCAGCACCACCACGACCACCATGTCCTGCACCAGCGCGAGCCTCCCGGTCGGGGTACCGGTCACCGTCACCCTCACCGGCACCGTGGCGTCGACCGCGGCCGGTGCCGTCACCAACACCGCCACCATCTCCGCCGCGACCCCGGATCCCAGTTCCGGCAACAACTCCGCCTCCACCACGGTCAACGTCCGCACCCGCGCCGATGTGGCGGTCGTGCTGCAGGCGCCCACCGGCCCCGCCAACACCGTGGTCGCCGGCACCGAGGTGCAGTTCGGCGTCCGGGTCACCAATGCCGGTCCGTCGGTCGCGCAGAACGTGGTCGTCTCCGGTCAGGTCCCGGCCGGGCTGGAGCCGATCGTCGGGTCCAGCGGCGGTGCCTGCACCGTCGCCGGCGGCACCGTCACCTGCAACCTGGGCACCCTGCCGGTCGGCGCGGACATCACCATCCCGCTGACCGCGCTGGTCCGGCCGTCGGTCGACCCGGGCACCGTCACCGGGCAGGCGGGTGTCGGCGCCAGCACCACCGACCCGCAGACCGCGAACAACGCCAGCACCGCGACCATCGAGGTGATCACGCAGGCGGATCTGGTGGCCGGCAAGTCGGTCGACCCGTCGCCGCTGGTGGCCGGCAGCCCGGCCACCTACACGCTGACCGTCCTCAACGACGGACCGTCCGACGCCCGCGCGGTCGCGGTGTCCGACTCGCTGCCCGCGGCCCTGACCGTGCTCGGCGCGGCGCCGAGCTCGGGCAGCTGCACGGTGGCCGGCCAGGCCGTCGACTGCACCACCGCCGTGCTGCCGGCCGGTAGCACGCTGACCGTCACCGTCCCGGTGACGGTGTCCGCGGCCGCCGGTGACACCGAGCTCACCAACACCGTTCTCGCGTCCTCGGACGCCACCGACCCGACCCCGTCGGACAACTCGGCGAGCGTCACCAGCGCCGTCGAGCGACGTGCGCACCTGACCCTGACCAAGACACAGGACGCCACCACCGTGGAGGCCGGCAGCTCGGTGACCTACACCCTGGCGCTGACCAACACCGGTCCGTCCGACGCTGCGGCGGTGACGCTGGCCGACACCCTGCCCGGCACCATGACCGTCGTGCCCGGCGGTGTGTCGGCGACCGGCGACGCCTGCACGATCGCGACCGGGAACCGTTCCATCAGCTGTGATTTCGGTACCGTCCCGGCGGGCCAGGCGCGGACCGTACAGGTGATCGGCCGGGTGCCGTCGGGAACCGCGGCCGGCACCGTGCTGACCAACACCGCCACCGCCGAGTCCACGACCCCGGACACCACCACCGGCAGCCGGAGCGCGTCGTCCACCGGGACCGTCAGCACTGCAGTGGATCTCGGCGTGATCATCGCTCCGGTGCAGGACCCGGCGGAGGCCGGCAGCCCGCAGGGCTACGTCCTCTCGGTGGTGAACAACGGGCCGTCCTTCGCCCGCGGCGCCGTCGTCAGCTTCCCGCTGCCGACCGGCACCACGTTCGACTCCGCGACCACCTCGGTGGGCAGTTGCTCTGCGTCCGGCGGGACCGTCACCTGCAGCCTGGGTGACCTGGCCCCGGGAGCCGCGCCCACCGTCCAGATCAACCTGCGTCTCGACCCCGACCTGGGTGGCAGCCGGCTCACCGCCACCGCGTCGGTGTCCTCGCAGACCCCGGACCCGGTGTCCGGCAACAACTCCAGCTCCGTGACGCAGGCCGTGGCGGCCCGGTCCGACCTGCAGGTCACCAAGACCGTCACCGGCGGCGCGCCGGTGGCCGGCGGCACTGTCGAGTACCGGATCACGGTGACCAACCCGGGCCCGTCGACCGCCCGCAACCCGGTGGTCACCGACCGGATCCCGGCCGGCACCACCTTCGTCTCGGCCACCGCCTCCGACGACGGCTCCTGCCGCCCCGGTGAGGTGCTGACCTGCCGGTGGCCGTCGATGGCCGTCGGCGCCACCCGCGCGGTCACCCTGGTGCTCGCGGTGCCCTCGGACACCGCACCGGGCACCGCGATCAGCAACACCGCCTCCGCCGCGTCGGACAGCTTCGACAACAGCCCGGCGACCGCCACCGCGACGGCGGACACCACCGTGACCACCTCCGCCGACCTCTCGGTGCGCAAGACCGTGCTGTCCGGCAACCCGGTCGCCGGAGGGTCGGTGCAGTGGCAGATCGTGGTGCGGAACCTCGGTCCGTCGGCCGCCACCGCGGTGACCGTCGACGACACACCGGCCACCGGCGTCACCTTCACCTCGGCCGCCACCGGTACCGGGACCTGCTCGGTGACAGGCGGCCCGCTGCACTGCGAGCTCGGCACGCTGCCCAGCGGCAGCACCGTCGCGCTCACCGTCACCGGCACGCTGTCCGCCGATTACACCGGGGAGACCGTGGGCAACACCGCGACGGTCACCTCACCGACGTCGGACCCGGTGCCGGGCAACAACTCCGCCACCGTCAGCACCGAGACGTCCGCCTCCGGCGACCTCTCGCTGACCAAGACCGTGTCGCCGGCCACCCCGGTCGCGGGCGAACGGGCCACCTGGACGCTCACCGCGTCCAACGCCGGCCCGTCCACCTCGCGGAACGTCATCATCTCCGACGTCGTCCCGTCCGGTGTCTCGGCCATCGCCGCCGTCGTCTCCGGGGGCGGGACCTGCACCGCCACACCGGGTGTCAGCCCCGGCACCACGGTCGTGCGCTGCCCGGTGGCGACCATCGCCGCCGGATCGTCGGCCACCGCCACGGTGTCCGGCCTGATCGCGTCGAACTGGTCCGCCCCGACGGTGACCAACACCGGCACCGTGTCCGCCGGCACCGCCGACCCGGACCCGACCGGCAACTCGGCGACCGCGACCGCCCCGGTCGGCACCGCCACCGCGCTGACGCTCACCGCGTCCGCGCCGGCCACCATCGACGCCGGCCGCACCATCGGCTGGACCTTCACCGCCGCCAACGCCGGGCCGTCCGACGCCCGCGGCGTCCAGGTCGTGGTCGACCTGCCCTCCGGCATCGGCGCGGTCACCGGCTCCGGACCCGGTGGTGCGTGCACGGTCTCGGGCTCCACCGCCACCTGCCCGGCCGGCACCGTCCCGGTCGGCGGCAGCGCGGAGATCGTCCTGTCCGCGGTGGTCAACCCGTCCACCACCGGTGCGCTGCCGGTGAGCGGCACCGCCTCCACCACCAGCCCGGAGGCCGTGCTCTCCGACAACACCGCCACCGCCTCGACGGTCGTGACGGCGTCGGCGGACCTGACCCTGGCCAAGACCTTCACCGGCGGCGGCCGGGCGGTGCCGGGCGGGCCGGTGTCCTGGAACATCCGGGTGACCAGCGCCGGTCCGTCCGACGCGACCGGTGTGGTCGTCACCGACACCCTGCCCGCCGGGGTGTCCGGGATCGCCGCGGTGTGGGGTGCGGCCGGCACCGCCTGTGACGTCGACGGGCAGACGGTGACCTGTGCGCTGGGCACCGTGCCACCGACCGTCCCGGTCGACATCACCGTCACCGGCACGCTGTCCTCCGGCTTCGCCGGCACCGACCTGGTCAACACCGCCACGGTGACCTCCGACGAGGATCCCGACCCGTCCGGTGACACCGCGACATCGACCACGCCGGTGGCGGTCTCGGCCGACCTGCGGATCGGCAAGGCGCTGGTCTCCGGGATCCCGGTGGCCGGCGACACCGCCACCTTCGAGCTGCGGGTCTCCGACCTCGGGCCGTCCGACGCCACCGGCGTGGTGGTCACCGACCGGCTGCCGGACGAACTGCTCTCGCCCTCGGCCACCGTCGCCGGGAACCCCGGCACCTGCAGCATCGACGGCCGGGACCTGACCTGTGAGCTGGGCACCGTCCCGGTGGGCAGCACCCCGGTGATCACCGTGACCGGCACCCTCTCGCAGAGCTTCTCCTCGCTGCTGGTCAACACCGCCACGATCACCGGGACCTCCCCGGACCCGGTGTCCGGCAACAACTCCTCCACGGCGACCGGCTCCATCGACGAGTCGGCGGACCTGGCCGTCAGCACCACCGGCCCGGCGACCGTCGTTGCCGGCACCCGGGTGGAGTGGACCGTGGTGATCACCAACAACGGGCCGTCCGACGCCCGCGAGGTGACGCTGCGCGAGTTGGTCCCGGTATCGCTGCGGGACGTCACCGTGGTGCCGGAGGGCGGTGGTGCCGACTGCGGCACCACCTGCGCGCTGGGCGCGATCGGCAATGGCAGCGAGGTCCGGCTGGTGGTGTCCGGGATGGTGCCCGCGGGCACCGCACCCGGGACCGTGCTGCGGCAGCAGCCGGCGATCTCCTCGGCGACTCCCGATCCGGACGGCGACAACAACTCCGCGGCAGCGGATGTCACCGTGACGGCGGCGGCGCGGCTGGCCGTGGTGAAGACGGTGCAGCCGGAGCCGCTGGTGCCGGGCACCGATGCGACGTACCGGATCGTGGTGTCCAACGACGGTCCCTCCGACGCCCAGGCGACGGTGGCCACCGACCCGCTCCCCGAGGGCCTGACGGTCCGTGCGCCGGGCAGCAGCTCGACCCAGGGCAGCTGTGCCGCGGTCGGCCGGGTGCAGAGCTGCGACCTGGGCGTGCTGCCGGCCGGCAGCAGCGTCACGATCACCGTGCCGGTGACCGTCGACGTCGCCTACGCCGGTACCTCGATGGTCAACACCGCGTCGGTGAGCTCGCCGACCCCGGACACCGACCCGGACCCGGCGGCCCGCACCGGGACCTCGGACGCCGCGGTGGCGGCGGTCGCCGACCTGACCCTGACCAAGACCGGCCCGGCGACGATCGTTGCCGGACAGGCACTCTCCTGGGTGCTGACGGTCGGCAACACCGGCCCGTCGGTGGCCCGGGACGTGGTGGTCACCGACGTGCTGCCGGACGGACTGCTCGACGCGTCCGCGGTCGCCAGCCGCGGCGACTGCTCCTTCGGTGTCGACGGGTTGACCTGTGCCATCGGTGATCTCGCCCCCGGCGACACCACCCGGATCCGGGTGTTCCTGGACGGCGGGCTGGACCCGTCGTTCACCGGCACGGAGATCGTCAACGCCGCCCAGGTCGCCTCGTCCACGCCGGAGCCCGGCGAGGACCCGGCCGACGGCCGGTCGGCGAGCGCCACCACCACCGTCACCCGGGCCGCCGATCTGTCGGTGGTGAAGGTGCCGGACGCCGCGGTGTTCACCCCCGGTACCGAGGCCGGCTGGACGGTGACGGTGACGAACACCGGTCCGTCCACCGCGACCGACGTGCTGCTGACCGAGACCCTGCCCACCGGGCTGGACGACGTCGTGATCACCCGGGACGGCACTCCGGTGGTCTGCGAGGCCGGCGTGTGCGAGCTCGGCGACCTGCTGCCGGGGCGGGACAACGCGATCGTGCTCCGGGTGACCGGGACGATCGACCCGACCCTGGACGGGACCGAACTGGCCAACACCGTCGCGGTGTCGTCCGGCACGCCCGACCCGGCGCCCGGCAACAACTCGGTGACCGCGACGACCCCGTTGACCGCGGCGGCCCACCTGGTGGTCGACAAGACCGGCCCGACCACGATCGTGGCCGGTGGGGAGATCAGCTGGACGATCACCGTCGGCAACCCCGACGGGCCGTCCACCGCGCGGGACGTGGTGCTGACCGACGTGCTGCCGACCGGTGTCACTGGGGTGACCTTCTCCGGCGACGGGGTCTGCCCCGACGCCGCCACCGGCGGCACCTCCGTCGAGTGCACGCTGGGCGACCTGGCCGTCGGTGACGAGGTGCAGGTGGTGGTCACCGGCACCGTCGACCCGGCGTTCACCCTCGCGCAGCTGACCAACACGGCGCAGGTGCGCTCGGCGACCGCCGATCCCGATCCCGGTGCCGGCGACGACACCTCGTCGCTCGCCACGGACGTGACCACCGCGGCGGACCTGTCGGTCACCAAGACCGGTCCGGCCACGGTCGTCGCCGGACAGACCATCAGCTGGACGGTCGAGGTCACCTCGTCCGGCCCGTCCGTGGCCCGGGACGTCGTGGTGAACGACATCGAGCCGGTCGGGGTGACCGGGCTGGGCGGCAGTTGGGCGGACGGCACCTGCACGGACGGTGTCTGCGAGATCGGTGACCTGGCGCCCGGCGCCACTGTGGTGATCACGTACACCGGCACCGTCGACCCGGCGTACGACGGCGCGCTGCTGGTCAACACGGCGACCGTCGGCAGCGACACCGCCGATCCGGACACCACGAACGACCTGGCGTCCAGCTCGACCACCGTCACCCGGTCCGCGAACCTCGCGCTGACCAAGACGGTGGCGCCGGATCCGCTGCAGCCCGGCGGCACCGTCACCTGGACGCTGACCGCGACCAACAACGGACCGTCCACGGCGGAGGGCGTGCTGATCTCCGACAGCGTGCCCGCCGCGGTGACCGGACTGACCGCGACCAGCACCGACGGCACCTGCACGATCACCGGGCAGGCCGTCAGTTGCCCGGCGGCCGGACCGATCGCCCCCGGCCGTGACGTGGTCGTGACGATCACCGGCACCCTGGCCGGCGACGTCGGCGCCGGGACCATCAGCAACACCGGCGCAGTCACCGCGACCACGCCGGATCCGGACCTGACCGACAACGGGGCCTCGGCCGGCGCGGGCACCCCGCAGGCGGACCTGCGGGTCACCAAGACGGCGGGGACCGCGGCCTTCACCCCGGGCGGGGCGGCGTCGTGGACCATCGAGGTGGTCAACGACGGCCCGGGCACCGCCCGCGGGGTGTTGCTCTCGGACCGACTGCCGGCCGGGTTCACCGGCGCAACGGCGACCGTGCCCTCCGGGACCGCGGGCACCTGCACCGCCGGCGACACCGTGACCTGCGCGCTCGGCGATCTGCCGGCCGGTGCGACGGTGACGGTGACCGTCGCCGCGACCGTGCCGGCCACCGCGAGCGGCGATGCGGCGAACACGGTGTCGGTGGTCAGCCCGGACGAGACCGATCCGAGCGACAACACCGCCCAGGCCGTCACTCCCGTCCTGGCGGCCGCGGACCTGTCGCTGACCAAGGTCGCGGCAGCGGAGACGGCGACGGCCGGCGGAACGGTGTCCTGGAGGCTGACCGTCACCAACGACGGGCCGGTGACCGCGCCGGCCGTGGTGATCACCGATCCGCTGCCGGCCGGGGTCACCCCCGGCACCCTCGGTGACGACGCCGCCGGGTGTTCCGCTACCGGGTCGGTGATCCGTTGCGACATCGGGGATCTCGCCGCAGGTGCGTCGGTGTCCCGGACGATCACCGGCGTCGTGGACCCGGGTGTCCGGGAGACGCTGTCGAACACGGCGTCGGTGTCGTCCGGGGCGGTGGATCCGGATCCGTCCGACAACACCGCCACCGCAAGGACTCCGGTGATCGCGGACAGCTCGCTGTCGGTCAGCAAGACCGCCGACCGGGCGTCCGCGGAGATCGGGCAGGTGGTCACCTACACGATCACGGTCGCCGAGCAGGGCAGCTCCAGTGCCGAGGGCGTCGGCCTGGTGGAGACCATCCCGGTCGGCGGCCGGCTGGTGCGGCAGGACGCCGGCCAGGGCAGCTACGGCGAGGGCGTGTGGACCATCGGCACGCTGCAGCCCGGCGTGCCCGCGGTGCTGGTGCTCGAGGTGGTCTACGAGCGGGAGGGCCAGACGGTCAACTCCGTGATGCTCACCCGCTCGGGCACCCCGGTCGACATGACCGCGGATGCCGACGTCGAGGTGCTGGCCCAGGGATCGTCCCCCGACCCGGGCGCCCCCGGTGATCCCGGGACCCCGCCGGCGCCGGGGACGCCCCCGCCGCCGGGCGGTGGGTTGCCGGTGACCGGTGTGCCGGCCGACGACCTGTCGCTGTGGGCGCTGCTGCTCCTGCTGGCCGGCGGTGCGCTGCTGCTGGGTGGGCGCCGGCGGCGCGGTGAAAGCTGA